From a region of the Bermanella marisrubri genome:
- a CDS encoding outer membrane beta-barrel protein codes for MQIMKTLTTGLVCLASLGTNVALSQESTTKAADTDKKITINLDKLRVGVGFNYNRIDNSSLSSAKDGKASGSQVFFGYALGNRYGTETSIEAGYIKSGELYDNSDIDVNGFWGSAVVRKPLPEIREDLSAIARIGVGLKGDDGLFVGIGAQYDIHPNVFVRLEYLNKDLTQSYQANLGFSF; via the coding sequence ATGCAAATAATGAAAACATTGACTACGGGTTTAGTTTGCTTGGCTTCACTAGGTACCAACGTTGCACTTTCACAAGAAAGCACTACAAAAGCGGCGGATACAGACAAAAAAATTACCATCAACTTAGATAAACTCAGAGTCGGCGTTGGCTTCAATTATAATCGCATCGATAACTCCTCGCTTAGTTCAGCAAAAGACGGTAAAGCCTCTGGTTCACAAGTCTTTTTCGGTTACGCCCTTGGTAATCGCTATGGTACAGAAACCTCTATAGAAGCGGGATACATAAAAAGTGGTGAGCTATACGATAATAGCGATATTGATGTAAACGGTTTTTGGGGCAGCGCCGTTGTGCGTAAGCCTTTACCGGAAATCCGTGAAGACTTGAGTGCCATTGCTCGTATTGGTGTGGGCTTAAAAGGTGACGACGGCTTATTTGTTGGCATTGGTGCCCAATATGATATTCACCCCAACGTCTTTGTGCGTTTGGAATATCTAAACAAAGACCTAACACAAAGCTACCAAGCTAACTTAGGTTTTTCATTCTAG
- a CDS encoding ComF family protein has protein sequence MLVQFKRGRNTARPFLVNALIEQLSDHEFELIVPIPYHWKRLIQRGYHPTLHLAQLIARHFSLPVSECLVRPRPSVSQRGLSREQRKTNVKNAFEVNSAQYIEGKNVLLIDDVMTTGATAHEASLTLIKSGAKSVCVACLARTPPQTI, from the coding sequence TTGCTGGTTCAATTCAAACGGGGGCGTAATACGGCACGTCCATTTCTGGTCAATGCACTGATAGAGCAGCTCAGCGACCACGAATTCGAGTTAATTGTACCTATACCTTATCACTGGAAACGCTTAATTCAGCGCGGTTATCATCCTACCTTGCACCTAGCCCAGCTAATTGCTCGTCATTTCTCCTTGCCTGTTTCAGAATGTCTTGTGCGCCCTCGACCGAGCGTTAGTCAGCGTGGCCTCTCTCGCGAACAACGTAAAACGAACGTAAAAAACGCATTTGAGGTGAACTCTGCGCAATATATTGAAGGTAAGAATGTCTTATTGATTGATGATGTCATGACAACAGGAGCCACAGCCCATGAAGCGTCTCTAACACTGATTAAATCTGGCGCCAAAAGTGTTTGTGTCGCTTGTCTAGCGCGCACGCCGCCACAGACAATTTAG
- a CDS encoding class I SAM-dependent methyltransferase, with protein MPLAPPSQLLLQQDLPEHALLVNPPHDDLAQSIPSGWHAACFSHSTNTVFETQGFETVSVLAPKQHAYQSIIVYLPKSKNRLQYVIDYCCSSLADDGEIWFVGENKGGIKSLAKQTKKLFEQSDKFATGKHSAIVSASKPLTAKDFELQTYYQNQVNELDMHVQALPGVFSQEKLDKGTEVLLKNLPRKIKGRVLDFGCGAGVIGCYVQQHREVDEIDMLDDDLLAVKSAQRTIEKNSIPYAEAFASNGFDEVEDRYNWIISNPPFHQGVKTHYEVTEQFLAKAKDHLKLSGKLLIVANEFLSYEVILKYHFKMVKEVARENGFKVLQCEGIMRK; from the coding sequence ATGCCTTTAGCTCCTCCTAGTCAGTTACTACTGCAACAAGATTTACCTGAGCATGCTTTGCTGGTCAATCCTCCCCATGATGACCTAGCCCAATCTATACCTAGTGGATGGCATGCTGCCTGTTTTAGCCATAGCACCAATACTGTATTTGAAACTCAAGGGTTTGAGACCGTATCTGTATTGGCGCCAAAACAACATGCTTATCAAAGCATCATTGTCTATTTACCAAAATCCAAAAATCGATTGCAATATGTCATCGACTACTGTTGTTCGAGCCTTGCAGACGATGGCGAGATTTGGTTTGTTGGTGAAAACAAAGGCGGAATAAAAAGCCTTGCCAAGCAAACCAAAAAACTCTTTGAGCAAAGTGATAAGTTTGCCACAGGTAAACACAGCGCCATTGTAAGTGCCAGCAAGCCATTAACTGCAAAGGACTTTGAACTACAAACCTATTACCAGAATCAAGTAAACGAACTTGATATGCATGTACAGGCTCTGCCGGGTGTGTTTAGCCAAGAAAAGCTAGATAAAGGCACTGAAGTATTACTGAAAAATCTACCTCGTAAAATTAAAGGTAGAGTGTTAGATTTCGGCTGCGGCGCTGGGGTCATTGGATGCTATGTTCAACAACATCGCGAAGTCGACGAGATTGATATGCTCGACGACGATTTACTTGCTGTCAAAAGTGCGCAACGCACGATTGAAAAGAATAGCATTCCCTACGCTGAGGCTTTTGCCAGCAATGGCTTTGATGAGGTAGAGGATCGCTACAACTGGATCATAAGCAACCCTCCTTTTCATCAAGGAGTAAAAACCCATTACGAAGTGACGGAGCAGTTTTTAGCAAAGGCTAAAGACCACTTAAAGCTTAGCGGCAAGCTTCTTATCGTAGCCAATGAATTTTTAAGTTATGAAGTCATTCTCAAATACCACTTTAAGATGGTCAAAGAGGTGGCCAGAGAAAACGGCTTTAAAGTGCTGCAGTGTGAAGGCATCATGAGAAAATAG
- the bioD gene encoding dethiobiotin synthase, with protein MAKQIFFIAGTDTDAGKTFIASGLLAKAKQAQLSTLGLKPVAAGCSETDQGLRNDDAMKLMTQSTVQLSYEQVNPIALQPAIAPHIAAQRIRKPLSAERIVGLLRGVLMTNKAEFTLIEGAGGYRVPLNPRETLADCIKELRTPVVLVVGMKLGCLNHALLTVEAIKRDGLHIAGWVANQIDPAMSAYDENIETLRAMIPAPCLGVVPHIDNNTAEAAAEYLTLPSMEG; from the coding sequence ATGGCAAAACAAATCTTCTTTATAGCGGGCACAGATACAGATGCAGGCAAGACGTTCATTGCCAGTGGCTTATTAGCCAAGGCCAAACAAGCACAATTGAGTACATTAGGTTTGAAACCGGTAGCCGCTGGCTGTAGCGAAACAGATCAAGGTTTACGTAACGACGATGCCATGAAGCTGATGACGCAAAGTACAGTGCAGTTATCATATGAGCAGGTAAACCCAATTGCGTTACAACCAGCAATTGCACCTCATATTGCGGCGCAGCGAATTCGCAAGCCGTTAAGTGCCGAGCGCATAGTTGGGTTGTTACGCGGTGTACTCATGACGAATAAAGCAGAATTTACTCTGATAGAAGGCGCTGGTGGATATCGTGTACCGCTTAATCCAAGAGAAACACTGGCAGACTGTATTAAAGAGCTAAGAACACCAGTTGTTCTGGTTGTAGGGATGAAATTGGGTTGTTTAAATCACGCTTTGCTAACGGTCGAGGCTATTAAACGTGATGGTTTGCACATTGCGGGTTGGGTTGCCAACCAAATTGACCCAGCCATGAGCGCATACGATGAAAATATTGAAACGTTACGAGCGATGATTCCAGCGCCGTGCCTTGGTGTGGTGCCGCACATTGATAACAATACAGCAGAAGCTGCGGCAGAGTATTTAACGCTACCATCAATGGAAGGTTAA
- a CDS encoding alpha/beta fold hydrolase, which produces MQIQHDEFHIREFGNPDNPSLFCIHGWASNSHVFEPLAKLFKDHFHFVCVDLPGFGESKCEDAQQSYQLPYLIEGLLSVAPEKSAWLGWSLGGMLAVQAAAKLQLEKSDRIEALVSMNANAKFIAHKSWKSGVPQPLFDGFMESIADVKTTLRRFAALTVVGEQKDMLQSLKWLQQNTQVPAPTSDVLNASLKLLAQLDNRATLKQLTLPTLHLLSTDDAIVPNGVSQELNKLNPMHPVSFVPNGSHASLVAQPQSVANGILTFLEGLNA; this is translated from the coding sequence ATGCAGATTCAACACGACGAATTTCATATTCGCGAATTTGGTAATCCGGATAACCCGAGTTTATTTTGTATTCACGGCTGGGCTAGCAATAGTCATGTGTTTGAACCTCTTGCGAAATTGTTCAAGGATCATTTTCATTTTGTTTGTGTTGATCTACCAGGGTTTGGTGAATCCAAATGTGAGGATGCACAACAAAGTTATCAGCTGCCTTATTTGATCGAAGGGCTTTTATCCGTTGCACCTGAAAAGTCAGCTTGGCTTGGCTGGTCTTTAGGCGGCATGTTGGCTGTGCAAGCGGCTGCGAAATTACAACTTGAAAAGTCTGATCGAATTGAGGCGTTAGTCTCTATGAATGCTAATGCAAAGTTCATAGCGCACAAATCATGGAAAAGCGGTGTACCTCAACCATTATTTGATGGTTTTATGGAATCGATTGCTGATGTGAAAACCACATTACGCCGTTTCGCTGCTTTGACCGTTGTAGGTGAGCAAAAAGACATGCTGCAAAGCTTAAAATGGTTGCAGCAGAATACCCAAGTTCCTGCGCCCACCTCTGACGTTCTAAATGCCAGCTTAAAGCTATTAGCACAATTGGATAATCGAGCTACGTTAAAGCAATTAACGCTACCCACACTGCATTTGCTTTCAACGGATGATGCAATTGTGCCCAACGGCGTCAGCCAAGAACTTAATAAATTAAATCCAATGCACCCTGTGAGTTTTGTTCCCAACGGTTCTCACGCAAGCTTGGTGGCCCAACCACAATCCGTTGCCAATGGCATTTTGACCTTTCTGGAGGGGTTGAATGCTTGA
- the astA gene encoding arginine N-succinyltransferase produces MFVLRPITQRDFSELKDIAIASGHGFTSLPVDDNVLCNKITRTEQSVARDIQQAFDETYLFVLEDTDTNRIVGTSGIEAAVGTHIPIYHYHIGKTVHYSRTLDVYNAVEVLSMCNDYTGSSEICTLYLRPEYRRSQLGRFLSRARFLFMAQHPQRFSERVIAEMRGHQDEEGNSPFWQWLQEHFFSIEFPHADRLVGLGNKEFISELMPKYPIYANLLSSDAQEVIGKVHKDTLPALKLLEKEGFENRGYVDLFDAGPTVECKFDQIDGVKQSKTAKVSIQSTEPSAIVYAICNQHTEGFRATFTNNMSFDEESGIVNISPEVAEQLNVFNQDEVRFFVL; encoded by the coding sequence ATGTTTGTACTGCGTCCAATTACCCAGCGTGATTTCTCTGAGTTAAAAGACATTGCTATTGCTTCTGGTCATGGTTTTACGTCACTGCCGGTTGATGACAATGTGTTGTGTAATAAAATAACAAGAACCGAACAAAGCGTGGCTCGCGACATTCAGCAGGCCTTTGATGAAACCTACTTGTTTGTATTAGAGGATACGGATACGAATCGTATTGTAGGGACCTCAGGAATTGAAGCAGCCGTCGGAACTCATATACCCATCTATCATTATCACATAGGTAAAACCGTTCACTACTCTCGCACATTGGATGTATACAATGCCGTTGAGGTATTGAGTATGTGCAACGACTACACAGGTAGTAGTGAAATTTGCACTCTGTATTTGCGTCCTGAGTATCGAAGAAGTCAGTTAGGTCGGTTTTTATCTCGTGCGCGATTTTTATTTATGGCGCAGCATCCTCAGCGGTTTTCTGAGCGTGTTATTGCGGAGATGCGTGGCCATCAAGACGAAGAAGGTAATTCGCCGTTTTGGCAATGGCTACAAGAGCACTTCTTTAGTATTGAGTTTCCCCATGCGGATCGCCTAGTTGGTCTCGGCAATAAAGAATTTATTTCTGAATTAATGCCTAAATATCCCATCTACGCCAATTTATTAAGCTCAGATGCTCAGGAAGTGATAGGGAAAGTCCACAAGGATACTTTGCCTGCGCTCAAGCTTTTAGAAAAGGAAGGCTTTGAAAATCGTGGCTATGTGGATCTATTCGATGCGGGTCCAACGGTGGAATGCAAGTTTGATCAGATAGATGGTGTAAAGCAATCTAAAACGGCTAAAGTGAGCATTCAATCCACTGAGCCTTCGGCAATCGTCTATGCCATTTGCAATCAACATACTGAAGGTTTTCGCGCCACGTTTACGAACAATATGTCCTTTGACGAAGAGTCTGGAATCGTAAACATCTCGCCAGAAGTAGCGGAACAACTTAACGTATTTAATCAAGACGAAGTGCGCTTTTTCGTACTTTAA
- a CDS encoding DUF1338 domain-containing protein has translation MHNHTESLFAGLWQDYVNHTPSAMSIHELLGATQDKPIINDHIALRTFNHDKVNLDKLAEHFIRLGYKEGGEYHFKAKKLYAKHFEHEDPTLPKVFISQLLCEQLSEQAQHLINQLVDSVDEQAYLADDFLYSGIHWSVERQVYETLAAESEYAAWMSAWGFRANHFTVSINELEQYDTIEAVNQKLKDSGYTLNSAGGEIKGSPEVLLEQSSTMADTKTLDFSDGQLTIPSCFYEFALRYKKPDGKLYSGFVEASADKIFESTNKAD, from the coding sequence ATGCACAACCATACTGAATCCTTGTTTGCAGGCTTGTGGCAAGATTATGTAAACCATACGCCGTCAGCGATGAGTATTCATGAACTGCTAGGTGCTACTCAAGATAAACCTATTATCAATGATCATATTGCTTTGCGCACATTTAATCACGACAAAGTGAACCTCGATAAACTGGCTGAGCATTTTATTCGTCTAGGCTATAAAGAGGGCGGAGAGTATCACTTTAAGGCAAAGAAGCTATACGCAAAGCATTTTGAGCATGAAGACCCAACGCTACCTAAAGTGTTCATTTCTCAACTATTGTGCGAGCAATTGTCTGAACAGGCGCAACACTTAATTAATCAACTAGTTGATAGTGTGGATGAACAAGCCTATTTGGCCGATGACTTTTTATATAGTGGTATTCATTGGTCAGTAGAGCGCCAAGTTTATGAAACCTTGGCCGCTGAAAGTGAATACGCGGCATGGATGTCGGCTTGGGGCTTTCGAGCAAATCATTTCACGGTGAGCATTAATGAGCTTGAGCAATACGATACGATTGAAGCGGTCAATCAAAAGCTGAAGGATTCTGGTTATACGCTCAATAGTGCAGGCGGTGAGATAAAGGGTTCACCGGAGGTACTACTAGAGCAAAGCTCTACCATGGCAGATACGAAAACGTTGGACTTCAGTGATGGACAGCTGACGATTCCAAGTTGTTTCTACGAATTTGCGCTTCGCTACAAGAAGCCAGACGGAAAGCTATATAGCGGATTTGTTGAAGCATCCGCAGATAAGATATTTGAAAGCACGAACAAAGCAGACTAG
- a CDS encoding serine/threonine protein kinase, protein MNDHEQELSHEYAQLNPDRILNILDEILAPLNWLCSGHVLALNSYENRVYQIGVEEHPDVIAKFYRPNRWSREAILEEHTFALEAVESELPVVPPLEIDGETLFEKDGFMIALFRKQGGYSGQLERLDDFEQMGRLLGRLHQLANSIEIQHRPQMTPQTFIKDSLNYLYEQDWIDPNVSHAYKSLATDLEGLVDERWQSIQPNLQLCHGDLHASNLLWVDHTPYMLDLDDCRLAPRIQDMWMLLYGERDEMLSQLDAIARGYDMFLPFPSQQLGLIEVLRTMRLIHYSAWLARRWDDPAFKQAFPWFESPRYWSDQVLTLREQFANMQEPALQLAF, encoded by the coding sequence ATGAATGATCACGAACAAGAGCTTAGTCACGAATACGCTCAGCTTAATCCAGATCGAATTCTGAATATTCTCGATGAAATATTGGCACCGCTCAATTGGTTGTGCTCAGGTCATGTCCTCGCTCTGAATAGCTATGAAAACCGTGTGTACCAAATTGGTGTCGAAGAGCATCCAGATGTGATCGCAAAGTTTTATCGCCCCAATCGCTGGAGTCGAGAAGCGATTTTAGAGGAACACACATTTGCCTTAGAGGCCGTCGAATCTGAATTGCCAGTTGTTCCTCCACTGGAAATAGATGGCGAAACGCTATTCGAAAAAGATGGTTTTATGATTGCTCTTTTTCGCAAACAAGGCGGCTACAGTGGACAACTCGAACGTCTAGACGATTTCGAACAAATGGGTCGCTTATTGGGTCGGTTGCATCAACTCGCCAATAGCATTGAAATACAGCACCGTCCACAAATGACGCCGCAAACCTTTATTAAAGATAGCCTGAACTACCTATACGAACAGGATTGGATTGATCCCAATGTAAGCCATGCTTACAAAAGTCTGGCCACAGATTTAGAAGGCCTAGTAGACGAGCGTTGGCAAAGTATTCAACCCAACTTACAGCTCTGCCATGGGGATTTGCATGCCAGCAATTTACTCTGGGTGGACCACACCCCCTACATGCTAGACCTAGATGACTGTCGTTTAGCCCCTCGAATTCAAGATATGTGGATGCTGCTCTATGGTGAGCGCGACGAAATGCTTAGCCAACTTGATGCCATTGCAAGAGGCTATGATATGTTTTTGCCGTTTCCTAGCCAGCAATTAGGCCTAATAGAAGTGTTAAGAACCATGCGACTGATCCATTATAGCGCGTGGCTAGCCCGTCGCTGGGATGATCCAGCATTTAAGCAAGCCTTTCCTTGGTTTGAATCACCTCGCTACTGGTCTGATCAAGTTCTCACTTTACGCGAACAGTTTGCCAATATGCAGGAACCTGCTTTGCAGCTCGCATTCTAA
- the bioC gene encoding malonyl-ACP O-methyltransferase BioC, translating to MLDKQAVAKSFGKAAHEYDEYARIQHRIADALLKKCEPLAPDESNSDLCNHHTVLDLGCGTGYCLPKLRQCFKSSTIKGADLSEGMLAYAKQTYPMFEYSIADAEALPFEHESISLIFSNFAVQWCDSFSQVLNEQYRVLKPGGHLVLSTLVEGTLRELKQAWSKVDQRQHVNSFETQQNVEQAISESCFEEIDVTFRDEVEFYPDIRSLTDSLKRIGAHNVTQGRNRSLTTPKQLKAFMQAFEEYRQEEGLPARYHVASIVLRKPN from the coding sequence ATGCTTGACAAGCAGGCGGTAGCAAAAAGTTTTGGTAAGGCAGCGCATGAATACGATGAGTATGCACGTATTCAACATCGTATTGCTGACGCTTTATTAAAAAAGTGTGAACCACTCGCTCCTGACGAATCAAACAGTGACCTATGTAATCATCACACTGTCCTTGATTTGGGTTGTGGAACTGGTTATTGCTTGCCTAAACTTCGCCAGTGTTTCAAGTCTAGTACTATCAAAGGAGCGGATCTTTCAGAGGGTATGCTAGCGTATGCAAAGCAAACTTATCCAATGTTTGAATACTCCATTGCAGATGCTGAAGCCTTGCCATTTGAACACGAGTCTATATCGCTTATATTTTCTAACTTTGCTGTGCAATGGTGTGATTCTTTTTCACAAGTGTTAAATGAACAGTATCGAGTACTGAAACCCGGCGGTCATTTAGTGTTGAGTACATTGGTTGAAGGTACGTTGCGTGAATTGAAGCAGGCATGGTCAAAAGTGGATCAGAGGCAACATGTAAATAGCTTTGAGACTCAACAAAATGTGGAGCAGGCAATATCTGAATCGTGTTTTGAAGAGATTGACGTCACCTTTCGTGATGAGGTGGAGTTTTACCCGGATATAAGGAGTTTAACTGATTCGTTAAAACGTATCGGTGCTCACAATGTAACACAAGGGCGCAATCGCAGTTTAACCACGCCCAAGCAATTGAAGGCATTCATGCAAGCATTCGAAGAATATCGTCAAGAAGAGGGCTTACCAGCTCGCTATCACGTTGCAAGTATTGTCTTAAGAAAACCGAATTAA
- the bioB gene encoding biotin synthase BioB — protein MNAQLDPQIRHDWNEQEVQALFDLPFNDLLFRAQSIHRTYFDPNEVQVSTLLSIKTGACPEDCKYCPQSAHYNTGLEKQRLMEVEAVLNKAKEAKAKGSTRFCMGAAWKNPNKRDMPYVLEMVKGVKAMGLETCMTLGMLNEEQAGELAEAGLDYYNHNLDTSPDYYDQIITTRTYSDRLDTLQHVRDSGMKICSGGIIGMGERKKDRIGLLAQLANLPVHPESVPINMLVKVKGTPLEDVEDLDPIDFVRCIAVARILMPKSHVRLSAGREDMSDEMQAMCFMAGANSIFYGECLLTTPNPEAHKDMQLFKRLGLRPEQAIVDHNDDEQAEVLSKQVQKNDQNQPFYDASV, from the coding sequence ATGAATGCGCAACTAGACCCTCAGATTCGCCATGACTGGAATGAGCAAGAAGTACAAGCTTTGTTCGATTTGCCGTTTAATGATCTGCTATTCCGTGCACAGAGCATCCATCGCACTTATTTCGATCCCAATGAAGTACAAGTCAGTACTCTATTAAGCATTAAAACCGGTGCTTGCCCAGAAGACTGTAAATATTGCCCGCAGTCGGCTCACTACAATACAGGCCTAGAAAAACAGCGCTTGATGGAAGTAGAAGCCGTATTAAACAAAGCCAAAGAAGCCAAAGCCAAGGGATCAACGCGTTTTTGCATGGGCGCAGCGTGGAAAAACCCAAATAAACGCGATATGCCCTACGTTCTAGAAATGGTAAAAGGCGTAAAGGCGATGGGGTTAGAAACCTGCATGACCTTGGGGATGCTAAATGAAGAACAGGCGGGTGAGTTGGCTGAAGCCGGATTGGATTATTACAACCACAATTTGGATACGAGTCCAGATTATTATGATCAAATTATTACGACGCGCACGTACAGCGATCGATTAGATACACTGCAGCACGTTCGTGATAGTGGTATGAAAATCTGTTCCGGTGGCATCATCGGTATGGGTGAACGCAAGAAAGATCGCATTGGGTTGCTGGCACAATTAGCGAACTTACCTGTGCATCCAGAGAGTGTGCCGATCAACATGTTGGTGAAAGTGAAAGGCACACCACTCGAGGATGTAGAAGATTTAGATCCTATCGATTTTGTGCGCTGCATCGCTGTGGCGCGTATTCTCATGCCCAAATCCCATGTGCGTCTCAGTGCAGGCCGCGAAGATATGAGTGACGAGATGCAAGCAATGTGCTTCATGGCCGGTGCTAATTCTATTTTCTATGGCGAATGCCTTTTAACCACACCGAATCCTGAAGCCCACAAGGACATGCAATTGTTTAAGCGTTTAGGCCTACGTCCAGAGCAAGCCATTGTTGATCACAATGACGATGAGCAAGCTGAAGTGCTTAGCAAACAGGTGCAAAAGAACGATCAAAACCAACCTTTCTACGACGCATCCGTATAG
- a CDS encoding putative metalloprotease CJM1_0395 family protein, protein MNIQVGSAASSPQITPTANTDGRANLAVPTDAENQATNSFNPVTQNDESARAKDKDRRQATEEKQEQQRASSDRARQEQARANAQARDQQTDLRNDDRSQEDLQQDRTLTDAQTEARREDGQQEQRRLEQELKEIRALAERDRQVRAHEQAHQAVGGQYAGAISLSYKTGPDGKRYAVAGEVPISVGKVPNDPQATLEKAQTVRRAALAPAEPSAQDRQVAAQAVQLALEARSELQQARTEELRQQSESREEKQVKEESDESRLDKEQETQQADQQQQERANQAAESLRELNERLARVQSQLVEAGQIDDKVNSRVNLLDITA, encoded by the coding sequence ATGAATATTCAAGTGGGCAGTGCAGCCAGTTCACCGCAGATCACGCCAACGGCCAATACAGACGGTCGTGCGAACCTTGCTGTGCCCACGGATGCTGAAAATCAAGCGACCAATTCGTTTAATCCGGTAACGCAGAACGATGAGAGTGCTCGCGCCAAGGATAAGGATCGTCGTCAAGCTACGGAAGAAAAGCAAGAGCAGCAAAGAGCCAGCAGTGATCGAGCTCGCCAAGAGCAGGCAAGAGCAAATGCGCAAGCTAGAGATCAACAGACAGATCTCCGAAACGACGATCGTTCGCAAGAGGACCTGCAGCAAGATCGTACACTTACTGATGCTCAAACGGAAGCAAGAAGGGAGGACGGCCAGCAGGAGCAGCGCCGCCTAGAGCAAGAACTAAAAGAAATTCGTGCGCTAGCCGAGCGAGATAGGCAGGTTAGGGCTCATGAGCAAGCTCACCAAGCTGTAGGTGGCCAATACGCGGGTGCCATCAGTTTATCTTATAAAACTGGCCCCGATGGCAAACGCTATGCTGTAGCAGGTGAAGTACCCATCAGTGTGGGGAAAGTCCCAAACGACCCGCAAGCGACATTAGAAAAAGCTCAAACTGTGCGCCGAGCAGCGTTGGCACCAGCCGAGCCATCCGCGCAGGACCGACAGGTAGCTGCGCAAGCAGTCCAGTTAGCATTAGAAGCGCGTAGCGAGCTTCAGCAAGCGCGCACTGAGGAACTGCGACAGCAGTCCGAGTCGAGAGAAGAGAAGCAAGTAAAAGAAGAAAGTGATGAGTCGCGTCTAGATAAAGAACAAGAGACGCAGCAAGCAGATCAGCAGCAACAAGAACGTGCTAATCAAGCGGCTGAGAGCTTGCGAGAACTAAACGAGCGGTTAGCTCGTGTTCAATCTCAACTTGTTGAAGCGGGTCAGATTGATGACAAGGTAAACTCTAGAGTAAATCTCTTAGACATTACCGCCTAA
- the bioF gene encoding 8-amino-7-oxononanoate synthase translates to MSSTLDHVLYQALNERRERNLYRQCRVLSSPQGPQVEINGRTMLSFCSNDYLGLANDARIIQRFKDAADEMGVGSGAAHLVNGHNYYHQALEEALAEFTNRPRALLFSTGYMANMGVIASVLNKQDAVFEDKWNHASLIDGGLLSGARFQRYLHKDLENLNQRLLKTQANQKMIVTDGVFSMDGDCADLPRLANTAKKHNAWLMVDDAHGFGVLGDNGAGLCEAQNVSGDDVPILMATLGKGLGTAGAFVAGSEALIEYLTNFARPYIYTTAMPAAVAAATLTSLQIVKEDAERRIHLQSLISQFRQGARQLGFELMNSSTPIQPIIVGEADQALLMTEALNKKGIHVAAIRPPTVPEGTSRLRVTLSASHSEAHVNQLLQALEDIQYLNQ, encoded by the coding sequence ATGTCTTCCACGTTAGATCATGTATTGTATCAGGCGCTCAATGAGCGTCGTGAGCGCAATTTGTATCGCCAATGTCGAGTATTGAGTTCGCCGCAAGGACCCCAGGTCGAAATCAATGGTCGTACTATGTTGAGTTTCTGTTCCAACGATTATTTAGGCCTAGCAAATGATGCTCGAATCATTCAGCGTTTTAAGGACGCAGCGGATGAGATGGGAGTCGGCAGTGGTGCGGCCCATTTAGTGAATGGTCATAATTATTATCATCAAGCGTTGGAAGAAGCATTAGCCGAATTCACCAACCGCCCTCGCGCTTTGCTTTTTAGCACCGGCTATATGGCTAACATGGGCGTGATTGCTTCAGTACTCAATAAGCAAGATGCCGTGTTTGAAGACAAATGGAATCACGCATCTTTGATAGATGGTGGGTTGTTAAGTGGCGCGCGTTTTCAGCGATACCTGCATAAGGATCTTGAAAATCTCAATCAGCGCCTACTAAAAACGCAAGCCAATCAAAAAATGATTGTTACGGATGGTGTTTTTAGCATGGATGGCGATTGCGCTGACTTGCCCCGACTAGCGAATACTGCAAAAAAACATAACGCATGGCTAATGGTGGATGATGCCCATGGCTTTGGTGTATTGGGTGATAATGGTGCAGGTTTATGTGAAGCGCAAAATGTGTCTGGCGATGATGTGCCCATCTTGATGGCGACGCTAGGTAAAGGCTTGGGAACCGCAGGCGCTTTCGTTGCTGGTAGCGAAGCATTGATAGAGTATCTTACTAATTTTGCACGCCCGTATATTTATACAACTGCTATGCCCGCTGCAGTGGCTGCAGCCACGCTGACCAGTTTGCAAATTGTTAAAGAAGACGCCGAAAGAAGAATCCATCTTCAGTCATTGATTTCGCAATTTCGTCAAGGCGCTCGGCAGTTGGGTTTTGAATTAATGAACTCTTCTACTCCGATCCAACCGATAATAGTGGGTGAAGCAGATCAGGCGCTACTAATGACCGAAGCACTCAATAAAAAAGGCATACACGTTGCTGCAATTAGGCCGCCTACTGTACCTGAAGGCACATCTCGATTAAGAGTTACGTTGAGTGCATCTCATAGTGAAGCTCACGTTAATCAATTACTGCAAGCACTGGAAGACATTCAGTACTTGAATCAATAA